The DNA segment CGGCTGGATCGGGCTCGACCCCACCTCCGGCCTGATGGCGGGCGAAGGGCACATCCCCGTCGCCGCCACTCCCGACCCCTTCTCCGCCTCTCCCGTGTCCGGCGCCCTGGAACAGTGCGAGGTCGAGTTCCATCATGAGATGTCGGTGACCCGCATCCGGGAAGAGCCGCGGACCACCAAGCCCTACAGCAACGAGCAATGGGCCGCCATCGACCAGCTAGGCCGTCAGGTCGACCGGGAGATCGTGGAGGAGGATATCCGCCTGACCATGGGCGGCGAACCCACCTTCGTATCCATTGATGACATGGACGGGGCGGAGTGGACGGTGGCGGCCCAGGGTCCGACCAAGCGCCTGCTGGCCGGCGACCTGATCCGCCGGCTGAAGGCCCGCTTCGCTCCCGGCGGCCTGCTGCATTTCGGTCAGGGCAAATGGTATCCGGGGGAAAGCCTGCCCCGCTGGGCGCTCCAGCTCTACTGGCGCCGCGACGGGGATGCGCTCTGGACCCATGCCGAGTACCAGGCGGATGAGCGCAGGAACTACGGCTTCGGCGTCGACCACGCCCAGCGCTTCATCACCCGGCTGGCGGAGCGGCTGGGGGTACCCGGCGACCTCGCCCGCCCGGCCTTCGAGGACCCCTGGCACTACATCCAGCGGGAACGCAAACTGCCCGTGAATGTGGACCCGTTCGACGCCAAGCTGGACAATGAGGAGGAGCGGGCACGGCTGGCCAAGGTATTCGAGCAGGGGCTGGACCGCGCCATCGGCTACGCCCTGCCGCTGAACCGCCGGCATGAGGCATCCGGCCCGGTCTGGCTGTCCAGCCCCTGGCCGATGCGCACGGACCGCCTGCTGCTGGCGCCGGGCGACAGCCCCATCGGCTACCGACTTCCGCTGGGTTCCCTGCCCTGGGTGGCGGAGGCCGATTATCCCCACGCGCCGGAGCAGGACCCGTTCGATTACCGCGGCCCGCTGCCGTCCCGGGATGAGCTGAACTCCCAACTTGCCCTGCATCTGGGCCGGACGGAGGGGGTTACACCGGAGCGGCGCATGGCCGATGTCCGCGCGGACGTGCCGGAGCGGGGGGAGAGCGCCTGGTGGGTGGTGCGCACGGCTATCTGCGTGGAGCCGCGCGACGGCCGCCTCTATGTCTTCATCCCGCCCGCCAGCCATCTGGAGGACTGGATCGAGCTGATGGCCCATATCGAGGCCACGGCGGTCGAGCTGGACATGCCGGTGGTGCTGGAGGGCTACGGCCCGCCGCGCGACCCGCGCCTGAATTCCATTGCCGTGACGCCCGACCCCGGCGTGATCGAGGTGAATATCCACCCCGCCCACAATTGGGAAGAGCTGACCCACACCATCACCACCCTGTACGAGGATGCGCGCCAGACCCGGCTGGGGACGGAAAAGTTCGCGCTGGACGGCAAGCATGTCGGCACCGGCGGCGGCAACCACATCGTGGTGGGCGGCCCGACCCCGGCCGACAGCCCGTTCCTGCGCCGGCCTAACCTGCTGCGGTCCCTGCTGACCTATTTCCAGAACCACCCCGGCCTGTCCTACCTGTTCAGCACCCAGTTCATCGGTCCGACCAGCCAGCATCCCCGCGTGGACGAGGCGCGGCACGACAGCCTGTACGAGTTGGAGATCGCCTTCCGCACGCTGGACCAGTGGCAGGGCAGCCCGCCGCCTTGGCTGGTGGACCGCGCCTTCCGCCACCTTCTGGTGGACGTGCAGGGTAATACCCACCGGGCCGAGTTCTGCATCGACAAGCTCTACAGCCCCGACAGCTCCACCGGCCGCCTCGGCCTACTGGAGCTGCGCAGCTTCGAGATGCCGCCGCACGCGCAGATGAGTCTGGTTCAGCAACTCCTGCTGCGTTCCCTGATCGCCTGGTTCTGGAAAGAACCCTACCGAGGCAAGCTGGTGCGCTGGGGCACAGAGCTGCATGACCGCTTCATGCTGCCCTACTACGTGATCCAGGATATCCAGGACGTGGTGGACGACCTGCGGAACGCCGGCTACGCCTTCGATCCGGCCTGGTTCGCGCCCCATGTCGCCTTCCGCTTCCCCGTTCTAGGGCATGTCGCGCAACGCGGCATGACGCTGGAGCTGCGCACCGCGCTGGAGCCCTGGCATGTGCTGGGCGAGGAGCCGGGCGGCGGCGGCACCGTGCGCTATGTGGATGCCAGCCTGGAGCGCCTGCAGGTTCGCCTCGCCGGCGCTGCCGGCGACCGATACGCTGTCACCTGCAACGGCATGCTGGTGCCGCTGCGCCCGACCGGGACGGAGGGGGAGATGG comes from the Indioceanicola profundi genome and includes:
- a CDS encoding transglutaminase family protein gives rise to the protein MGIHVALNHKTVYRYDRSVSLGPQVVRLRPAPHCRTPILSYSLKVTPKNHFLNWQQDPQSNWLARFVFPDKTTEFTLEVDLVADMAAINPFDFFLEPGAEHWPFTYDTLLEKDLKPFLEAEEPGPGLARLLSAIERNKTATVDFLVGLNQKVQGSVGYVIRLEPGVQSPEETLELGTGSCRDSAWLLVQVLRHMGLAARFVSGYLIQLTPDQKPLEGPEGPSADFTDLHAWAEVYLPGAGWIGLDPTSGLMAGEGHIPVAATPDPFSASPVSGALEQCEVEFHHEMSVTRIREEPRTTKPYSNEQWAAIDQLGRQVDREIVEEDIRLTMGGEPTFVSIDDMDGAEWTVAAQGPTKRLLAGDLIRRLKARFAPGGLLHFGQGKWYPGESLPRWALQLYWRRDGDALWTHAEYQADERRNYGFGVDHAQRFITRLAERLGVPGDLARPAFEDPWHYIQRERKLPVNVDPFDAKLDNEEERARLAKVFEQGLDRAIGYALPLNRRHEASGPVWLSSPWPMRTDRLLLAPGDSPIGYRLPLGSLPWVAEADYPHAPEQDPFDYRGPLPSRDELNSQLALHLGRTEGVTPERRMADVRADVPERGESAWWVVRTAICVEPRDGRLYVFIPPASHLEDWIELMAHIEATAVELDMPVVLEGYGPPRDPRLNSIAVTPDPGVIEVNIHPAHNWEELTHTITTLYEDARQTRLGTEKFALDGKHVGTGGGNHIVVGGPTPADSPFLRRPNLLRSLLTYFQNHPGLSYLFSTQFIGPTSQHPRVDEARHDSLYELEIAFRTLDQWQGSPPPWLVDRAFRHLLVDVQGNTHRAEFCIDKLYSPDSSTGRLGLLELRSFEMPPHAQMSLVQQLLLRSLIAWFWKEPYRGKLVRWGTELHDRFMLPYYVIQDIQDVVDDLRNAGYAFDPAWFAPHVAFRFPVLGHVAQRGMTLELRTALEPWHVLGEEPGGGGTVRYVDASLERLQVRLAGAAGDRYAVTCNGMLVPLRPTGTEGEMVAGVRFRAWQPPTALHPTIPVHSPLVFDILDTWTGRSVGGCTYHVSHPGGRNFTTFPVNANEAEGRRLARFFPFGHTPGPMTAPTEIRNADFPLTLDMRLG